The following are from one region of the Mauremys reevesii isolate NIE-2019 linkage group 2, ASM1616193v1, whole genome shotgun sequence genome:
- the PCNA gene encoding proliferating cell nuclear antigen produces MFEARLVQGSVLKRVLEALKDLITEACWDLGSGGISLQSMDSSHVSLVQLTLRSEGFDTYRCDRNIAMGVNLASMSKILKCAGNEDIITLRAEDNADTLALVFEAPNQEKVSDYEMKLMDLDVEQLGIPEQEYSCVVKMPSGEFARICRDLSHIGDAVVISCAKDGVKFSANGELGNGNIKLSQTSNVDKEEEAVTIEMNEPVQLTFALRYLNFFTKATPLSPTVTLSMSADVPLVVEYKIADMGHLKYYLAPKIEDQQDGS; encoded by the exons ATGTTCGAGGCGCGGCTGGTGCAGGGCTCGGTGCTGAAGCGGGTGCTGGAGGCGCTCAAGGACCTGATCACCGAGGCCTGCTGGGACCTGGGCTCGGGCGGCATCAGCCTGCAGAGCATGGACTCCTCGCACGTCTCGCTGGTGCAGCTCACGCTGCGCTCCGAGGGCTTCGACACCTACCGCTGCGACCGCAACATCGCCATGGGGGTCAACCTGGCCAg TATGTCCAAAATACTGAAGTGTGCTGGCAATGAAGACATAATCACCCTCAGAGCAGAGGACAATGCAGATACACTGGCACTAGTATTTGAGGCACCAA ATCAGGAGAAGGTCTCTGATTATGAAATGAAACTAATGGATTTAGATGTGGAACAACTTGGAATTCCT GAACAAGAATACAGCTGTGTAGTGAAAATGCCTTCTGGTGAATTTGCACGGATCTGCAGAGATCTCAGCCATATTGGAGATGCTGTTGTCATCTCTTGTGCAAAAGATGGTGTAAAATTTTCTGCTAATGGAGAGCTGGGAAATGGAAACATCAAGCTGTCACAGACCAGTAATGTGGATAAAGAGGAAGAAGCT GTTACAATAGAGATGAATGAGCCAGTCCAGCTCACTTTTGCTTTGAGGTACTTGAATTTTTTTACCAAAGCCACACCACTGTCACCTACAGTTACACTTAGTATGTCTGCAGATGTTCCATTAG TTGTGGAGTACAAGATTGCGGATATGGGACACTTAAAATATTATCTTGCCCCAAAGATTGAGGATCAGCAGGATGGTTCTTAA